In Primulina eburnea isolate SZY01 chromosome 14, ASM2296580v1, whole genome shotgun sequence, the following proteins share a genomic window:
- the LOC140811237 gene encoding uncharacterized protein produces the protein MFAMHAQEANPDMTLLIGNIFVKRVTTKALIDSGDTYSFISETFANHLKSIGLDVSYSVTVPLGEELSATSMVRDINLELQGHLVYVDLIVLLMPEFDIILGMDWLTKNKVLIDFQKWSVLVRPLGLEQFLFEPGRWRSFPRMIACIQARRLIQKGYQAFLASIISAPDVPTQSISDVPVVRDFADVFPDDITGLPPERGVEFAIDLVPGFVGNHWMIAAAFEYCEYDIGMNFGA, from the exons ATGTTTGCtatgcatgctcaggaggcgaacccagacatgACATTATTGATCGGGAATATTTTCGTAAAGAGAGTAACCACGAAggccctgatagattcaggggacACTTACTCCTTTATCTCGGAGACGTTCGCTAATCATCTCAAGTCCATTGGGCTCGATGTGAgctattcagtgacagtcccattaGGGGAAGAGCTATCAGCTACTAGCATGGTCAGAGACATCAATCTTGAACTGCAAGGCCACCTAGTGTACGTTGATCTAATCGTGTTGttgatgccagaatttgatattatcttgggaatggactggctgacgaagaaTAAAGTCCTTATTGATTTTCAGAAATGGTCAGTACTGGTTAGACCGTTGGGCTTGGAACAGTTTCTCTTTGAACCAGgtagatggagaagtttccctcgcatgatcgcTTGCATACAGGCACGGAGACTTATTCAAAAGGGATATCAGGCTTTCTTGGCTAGCATTATTTCCGCACCTGATGTTCCCACTCAATCTATATCTGATGTACCAGTGGTCAGAGATTTCGctgatgtttttcctgatgacatcacaggccttccaccagagagaggtGTGGAGTTCgctattgatcttgtgccag gcttcgttgggaaccaTTGGATGATCGCTGCTGCGTTTGAGTATTGTGAGTATGATATTGGGATGAATTTTGGTGCTTAG